One window from the genome of Sporichthyaceae bacterium encodes:
- a CDS encoding SDR family NAD(P)-dependent oxidoreductase, which produces MDRRILITGGASGLGRALAAAALRDGARVLITDRDAAAGELARLEFAEQLREAGRDTDRVVFLPLDVRNDADWAGAREWVQREWSGLDVLVNNAGVAHGGPIGDTSMADWDWIIDINLKGAVRGVRTFLPVFTAQGGGHVVNIASLAGLANLPNMAPYNVTKAGVISLSETMRHELAEVGVRTTVVCPSFFATNLAEGMRTTDPTFEVMARQMIAGTALPGPKLTADDVARKVLHAVDRKRFWCLPHVEGRALWLTKRYVPVAFNLSVKLGNKVMNRLVTRSAPVAQDAPVARRTHG; this is translated from the coding sequence GTGGACCGACGGATCCTGATCACCGGCGGCGCGTCCGGACTCGGCCGGGCACTGGCCGCCGCGGCGCTGCGGGACGGCGCCCGGGTACTGATCACCGACCGGGACGCCGCCGCGGGTGAACTCGCTCGCCTGGAGTTCGCCGAGCAGTTGCGCGAGGCGGGTCGGGACACCGACCGCGTCGTGTTCCTGCCGCTGGACGTACGCAATGACGCCGACTGGGCCGGCGCGCGCGAGTGGGTGCAGCGCGAGTGGAGCGGGTTGGACGTGCTGGTGAACAACGCCGGGGTGGCGCACGGCGGTCCGATCGGGGACACCTCGATGGCCGACTGGGACTGGATCATCGACATCAATCTCAAGGGCGCGGTGCGCGGCGTGCGCACGTTCCTGCCGGTGTTCACCGCGCAGGGCGGCGGGCACGTGGTGAACATCGCCTCGCTGGCCGGGCTGGCGAATCTGCCGAATATGGCCCCGTACAACGTCACCAAGGCCGGGGTGATCTCGCTGTCCGAGACCATGCGCCACGAGCTCGCCGAGGTCGGCGTGCGGACCACCGTGGTGTGCCCCAGCTTCTTCGCCACCAACCTCGCCGAGGGCATGCGCACCACCGACCCGACGTTCGAGGTAATGGCCCGCCAAATGATCGCCGGTACCGCACTGCCCGGCCCGAAGCTGACCGCGGACGACGTCGCCCGCAAGGTGCTGCACGCCGTGGACCGCAAGCGGTTCTGGTGTCTGCCGCACGTGGAGGGCCGCGCGCTGTGGCTCACCAAGCGCTACGTGCCAGTTGCGTTCAACCTGAGCGTGAAGCTCGGCAACAAGGTGATGAACCGGCTGGTCACGCGGTCGGCGCCGGTTGCGCAGGATGCCCCGGTGGCACGGCGGACCCACGGCTGA